The genomic window GATATACCGGGACTGGCTTAAGGCCATTACCCCTGTTGTCACCATGTTCATGGTAATCGGATGGGCGGGCGGTATTATGTATTTCACTGGCCTGGAATATACACCCATGACCGCAACCCTGGGAGCACTGATCCTGGGAGTGGGTTCGGAATATGCCATACTGATGATGGAGAGGTACTATGAAGAAAAGGATAAAGGTGCAAACCCGGCTGAAGCAATGTGTGCTGCAAGTACCAAGATCGGAAAGGCCATATTCGCATCAGGCCTGACCACCCTTGTTGGCTTTTCTGCACTTATAGCTTCGCCGTTTTCCATGAACAGCAACTTTGGTCTTGTGACAGTGATGGATGTGGCACTGGCACTACTTGCGACCTTTATGGTATTTCCTGCCGTTATCGTGAAGCTGGATGAGTGGAGGGAGAGGAAAAAAGTAATCCATACTAATAATACCAGGCAGAGGGATAGATTTATGTTCAATTCAACGGATGTGGATGGTCAATGAGTAGAGTACATGATCGTGCATGTATAATGAGTAAAGTACGTAATCGTGCATGTATAATGAGAATATTATCATTTTCAATATTTACGGCAGTACTTGTGCTGTCTGCGCTTGCCGGCTGCATGCTACCAGCCGCTGCAGATGAAGATAATGATGATGATGATATTTTAGACCTGTTGCTTCCCAATTATGTCTTTTCTACGAACTATTATGACAGCTTTGGCACTCCTGACATATATGCCTCGTTACTGGGCGACCCTGAATTTGAACGGGGTGAGACTGTGCAGCTTAAAGTAAATCTTGTAAACAAAGGCGCCATATACGGCTTTAAATATGACACCAGTGTAGGAACAGACAAAGATGACTATTTGCTTTCAATGAAAGAACTGGAATATGAAATGCGCCGCACCACAGCAGTGGGAATTAAAGCAGAAATGATATCCGGGACACCATATATTGAAGTAAAACCGGATACCAGTATCCAGATAATGGAATCCCTTTTCCCAGGGAAAATGCCGAAACATCCGCTGACATTTACTATCACCATATCAAATAAGGCACCAGCAGGTGTTTATTACCTTCAGCTTCCCTTATCATACGAGTACCAGAGACAGGTACGTATAACCACAAACAACGTGGTGCGTCTTGGTCTTACTGGTATGGACCACATTACCCATTACGCCAGTGCAAACAAGACCTTGCTCATCCCCGTCCATGTAAAGGCATCTCCGGGATTCGAAGTGACAGGAATTTCAGGCAACCTTGTGACTGGTGAAAAACAGACCATTGATGTTACATACAAGAATACAGGCGAGCTCACAGCCGAAGATGCCACTGTCAGGATGGTTGTGATGCGCCCGCTAAGTATTGAGCAGTCGGTTGTGCGGTTGGGTACCATAGGGCCTGGCGAGAGCCAGACTGCAAGATTTAACATTCTTGCTGATTCCGATGCCGTAATTAAAACCTACGGTATTGATAGCGAAGTAAAGTATTATGATGAACAGGGAGAAATTACAATATCCGACAACCTTGAAGTAAGTGTACCCCTTGAAGAAGCAGAAAGAAAGATCGGGGCTTTCGAGCTGGCTTTGGCAGGAATGATAATCTTACTGATCTTCATTATCGTAAATGTTTTACGAAATCTTAAGAAATATGAATAAATATAGTAATTAGAGGAACAGGCATGAATTACAAAAAAGATGTTCAGATGATCTTACTCGCCGCTATATCACTACTGATCGTAACTGTGCCTGCACAGGCGGCCTTCCCGGAATATTTCGATGTAGGCGAAAACTACTATACAGTATACGGTGGACCTAATATCAGTGCATCCCTGCTTGGGGACGGAGAATTTTACAAAGGGGACACTGTAACTGTTAATATCAATCTTATGAACCGGGGACTGATCACAGGCTTCAAGTCTGAAAACAGTGTAGATGTTGATGATAACCTTGAAGTAAAACTGCAGAAGACCGAGATGAACTACGAAGCACAAAAGACCACAGCCATAGGAATTATAGCCACTCTCGTATCCCTTGACCCTGCAGTTAAAGTAAAGACCGGATACCAGGAGGCAGGTTCACTGATATCAGGCCAGCAAACCGAAGATCCGGTCCAATTCACCATAGAGATTGCCAAGAATGCCCGGGCAGGTGTGCATCCGCTATTGTTGAACCTGTTATACGGATACCAGGAAAATGTCCAGATCAGCGGGGAGGATGAGACCGAGAAGGGTGATGTGACGGATCTTGAAGTGGGGCTGTGGTACGAAATCAAGAGCCAGAATTTGACCATACCGGTAATCGTTAAGGATGAAGCCGATTTCGAAGTAGTGGAAATCAGCGGTAACATGGTGGCAGATGAGGAAAATATGTTGTATGTCACGTACAAAAATGTGGGTGAGCTGCCTGTTACTGATGCAACGGTGAGGATCAGTGTATCTGACCCTTTCAGCACGACAGATGACCAGGCATTTATCGGCTCACTTGCGCCGGGTGAGAGTGCTCTTGCCAGATTCAACCTGAAAGTGGATGATACGGCCACAACCAAGATGTATGGCATAAACAGTGAGATCAAGTATGAGGATGTGGACGGCCACGACAGGATCTCTGATAATATTAAGATACAGGTGGATACCTTGCCGGCAGTGTCCACTGTCGAAAAATTCAAGGACATACTCTGGATAGGGTTTGTGTTGGTGCTTTTGATAGTGGTTGTTCTGGGTGTGCGCTCATATAAGAATAAGCAAGAATAGACAAGAAGAAGATAAAAAATATAACAACTGGACCGACCAGGTCCAAGTGTTCATTTTTTATCCAGCACATCCCGCATGATCTTTATGGAGCACAGTTCGCCGCACATACTGCAGGTTTCTACGTCCTTGCACCGTGCGTGTATACTGATTGCCCGCTCAGAGTCGATCGCCTGGTTTAGCTGCTTCCCCCAGTCCAGTTCATGCCTGGCATTTGCCATTTTTTCATCCATTTCCCTTGCACGCTGCCGCTGTCCCGCTTTTACCAGATCTATGGCATGGGCAGCGATCCTGGTGACTACGGCACCTTCCCTGATATCTTCCGCATTCGGCAGTGCCAGGTGCTCGGAGGGTGTGGTCATACACAGGAAGTCGGCTCCCGCCATTCCTGCCACAGCACCGCCTATGGCGGCCGTAAAATGGTCATAACCCGGAGCAATGTCGGTGACCAGCGGTCCAAGCAGGTACAACGGTGCGCCATCGCAGATGTGCTTGATCGACCTTACGCCCGAAATGATCTCATCCAAAGGTACGTGCCCGGGTCCTTCCACCATGCTCTGTACTCCTGCAGCCCTTGACCTTCTCACAAGTTCGCCCAGGGTGATGACCTCCTGGAACATGGCACCATCCGAAGCATCTGCTATACATCCCGGCCTCATGCCATCGCCCAGGCTCAGGGTGACATCATATTCCTTTACAATATCGAGCAGGTAGTCGAACTCTGCATAATAGGGATTTTCACGATCGTTATGCAGCATCCACGATGCCAGGAACGACCCACCCCGGCTGACAATATCAAGTATCCTCCCGTGCGATCTTAACTGGTCCAGTGCATTGAGCGTAACTCCTGCATGGACGGTAATAAAGTCCACTCCATCCTCAACGTGCCGCCGGATGGCATTGAACATGTCGTCAGTGGTCATATCAGGAACTGATGTGCAATTGCTGGCTGCCTGGTATACAGGTACTGTACCTATGGGCACATCTATCTCCTTAATAAGCCTGCGCCTTACCTCATCGATATCATCACCTGTTGAGAGGTCCATAACCGCATCGACACCGTACTTAACTGCAGTCCTGGCTTTTTGCATCTCTTCATCCACATCAGTATGCGCCCTGGATGTGCCGATATTTGCATTCACCTTTGTAGAAACACATTCTCCCACTGCCACCGCCCGGACGTGTTCATGCAATATGTTTTTCGGGATAACGATTTTGCCTTGTGACACCAGGGTGGTAAGCCTGGCGGGTTTGATCCCCTCTTTTTGTGCGGCATTGCTTATTTCGGGAGTTGTATTCCCTTTCCTTGCCTGTTCTATTAATGTATCATGCATAATAATTGGACGATATACCATTCTGAATCGAGATAAAAGTTTGGTCTGCTAAATGGTTAAGTTAATCTTTAAGAACTTATAAACTAAGGCCTAAGATTATTGGAGGTCTTTTTATCGAAGACGAATCTACACCGGACACTTCCCAAAAAGAGGAAACCATCAAAGAAGTAAAAACAAAACCCTTCTACGCAATCCTTGGCAGTGGAGGAATGGGTATTGCGGTAGCCAAAGAACTGGACGATCAAGATATAAGCCTGATATTTATTGAAAAAGATGCCAGTAAAGCCGAAACCCTGAAAGAACAGGGATATGATGTGGAAATAGGCGATATCAGTGAGTTCGAAACAATAAAAGCACTGGATATGCCCAGCCTTGAAGTAGCCTTTATTTTAAGTTCAGACGGCAAGGCAAACCTGAAAGCTCTTGCACATATCAAGAAAATCAAACCGGATGTATATACGGTTTCCAGGGCCATTGACCAGAATAACAAAGATAAACTTGAGGCAGCCGGTGTGGATTCGGCCATACTGCCTACACGTGCTGCTGCCAATGTTATAGCCCAGTCAGCAAAAAGAGCAGCCAGCCTGAAGAAAGCACGCGAACTCAAGAGATGTATTGAAAAAATGGATGGCAAGAAACTTGCCATTGTAATGCATAACAACCCTGACCCTGATGCTATATCAGGTGCCATGGCATTAAGTGAGATCGCCAAGAATGTAGGCGTTGAATCCGAGATACTCTATCACGGTAAAATCGGGCACCAGGAAAACAAAGCCTTTGTTAACCTCCTGGATATAGACATTGAGCGGATGGAAAAATACGACCTCTCAAAGTTCTCCAATATTGCCCTTTTTGAATGCGCCATACCAGGCATGAACAATCTGGTACCGCCCGATACCAGGATCAATATAGTGATCGACCATCATCCATTTAACATATCTGAAGTGAAGGCTGATTTCATTGATATCCAACCCGATTTAGGTGCCAGTGCAACCATAATGGCCATGTATTTGAAGGAACTTCAGATCAATTTCAGTAGTGAACTGGCAACAGCACTCCTTTATGGTATCAGGGTGGATACTCATGAATTCAAGAAAAATGCCACCCAATCTGATCTTGAAGCCGCTGCATTCCTGTACCCCCTTGTTGACCATGATATATTAAGCCAGATCGAGACCCCGTCAATGTCAACAGAAACCTTTGACATTATGGGCTATGCCATCCAGAACAGGCAGGTCGTTGGCAGTTACCTTATATCCAATGTGGGGCCGATCAGGGACCGGGATGCCCTGCCCCAGGCAGCAGATTACCTGCTGAACCTTGAAGGCGTTACCACAACAATTATTTTCGGACTTACTGAAGAATCCATCCACATCTCAGGAAGGAGTAAGGATGTCAGGGTCAATATAGGTGAGATCATGCGTGAAGCCTTTGGTGAAGAGCATGGAGGTGGACACTCTACGTCTGCAGGAGCACAGATACCTCTTGGTGTGTTCAGCGGTACAAAGGATAAACAAACCTTAATGAAACTGGCAGAAGAGGCAATTATCAAAATGCTGTTTGATGTTATGGGCATGGAAGAAAAGGAAGAATAAAACGTTCTTCCCTTTCAATTTTCTTGTAGTATATCAAGTATAACTTGATGTACTCAAGAAAATCCGACCGAAGTGAGGATTTTGTTCCCGTATATAATCAATAAGATTATGTACTTATTTCTCTATCAGGCGCATTAATGACTCTTTAAAAGCCTGGGCCTTGCCTATTATAATGTCAAATGACAGTGTCCCC from ANME-2 cluster archaeon includes these protein-coding regions:
- a CDS encoding potassium transporter TrkA — translated: MGIAVAKELDDQDISLIFIEKDASKAETLKEQGYDVEIGDISEFETIKALDMPSLEVAFILSSDGKANLKALAHIKKIKPDVYTVSRAIDQNNKDKLEAAGVDSAILPTRAAANVIAQSAKRAASLKKARELKRCIEKMDGKKLAIVMHNNPDPDAISGAMALSEIAKNVGVESEILYHGKIGHQENKAFVNLLDIDIERMEKYDLSKFSNIALFECAIPGMNNLVPPDTRINIVIDHHPFNISEVKADFIDIQPDLGASATIMAMYLKELQINFSSELATALLYGIRVDTHEFKKNATQSDLEAAAFLYPLVDHDILSQIETPSMSTETFDIMGYAIQNRQVVGSYLISNVGPIRDRDALPQAADYLLNLEGVTTTIIFGLTEESIHISGRSKDVRVNIGEIMREAFGEEHGGGHSTSAGAQIPLGVFSGTKDKQTLMKLAEEAIIKMLFDVMGMEEKEE
- the thiC gene encoding phosphomethylpyrimidine synthase ThiC, whose translation is MHDTLIEQARKGNTTPEISNAAQKEGIKPARLTTLVSQGKIVIPKNILHEHVRAVAVGECVSTKVNANIGTSRAHTDVDEEMQKARTAVKYGVDAVMDLSTGDDIDEVRRRLIKEIDVPIGTVPVYQAASNCTSVPDMTTDDMFNAIRRHVEDGVDFITVHAGVTLNALDQLRSHGRILDIVSRGGSFLASWMLHNDRENPYYAEFDYLLDIVKEYDVTLSLGDGMRPGCIADASDGAMFQEVITLGELVRRSRAAGVQSMVEGPGHVPLDEIISGVRSIKHICDGAPLYLLGPLVTDIAPGYDHFTAAIGGAVAGMAGADFLCMTTPSEHLALPNAEDIREGAVVTRIAAHAIDLVKAGQRQRAREMDEKMANARHELDWGKQLNQAIDSERAISIHARCKDVETCSMCGELCSIKIMRDVLDKK